One Campylobacter concisus DNA segment encodes these proteins:
- a CDS encoding RecB-like helicase, producing the protein MKNFLALKASAGSGKTFALSVRYIALVLRGENINEIVALTFTKKAANEMKERIIATFLDLQNKKGELEVVCAELGISQDEAIKRRDERLGVFLQSELKIYTFDAFFSGILKKFSQNLGISPDYSVQDSLQDLAWKKFVKEASKDKKLLSELALMMIISSQKEASFSQTLAKFYESFGGELKDSGASYPDDNKVRAAQRAINEYIALQNGASDTAKKTFSEQNLFELFKSKVFARESLDYRTFNKIYTPELDRLFFELKEAAKNYILEVEKYRLSGFSKLLKLYKASNLELNKEINALSFADINKLVFKLLVQNLDKEALYFRLDGRINHLLVDEFQDTNVIQYEIILPLIAEIVSGYGQNGLGSFFYVGDTKQSIYKFRGGKKELFDKLGDDFSQIDIENLPSNYRSLKALVKFNNAVFEEIYHRYGLSFEPQEPAKKDETLSYEVSGECDYFEIEKDDYGYLRVLSDEDIAGAVVSQAKELLKAGVNASDITVLCWKNSDISLISEVLSSEGIKSVNEGTLELKRTPLVAAIIEYAKFCLFKEEIYEKNVKALVNANVKKLNIKPEESATNSLFYLAKNLGISMADVDILRLFELSAGYKNLSDFIFNLENFSSKISPKSSDGVRVMTVHKSKGLEFAHVIVCDMMGKGRGDDSNFITEYSENGDWIVKSKISGRENFDSDYASVLEQMKELEKQENINKIYVAFTRATKSLIIIKQAVPSGNSPSFFSFYTKSDKSEANDYLDLKEFSFGKILPSKTEQKEAKKDEKMPEILKIERQEVEAKEQKTSGKNLSAIYFGLAFHYLLEMSEKFDENSLLEAKNLMLNKFYKFLPLGALEDVFSRAKMLIREPKFIECIKGKEIYKEQPFKVKNELKQMDLFCFNEREICVIDYKTTDKNIEENKKQVKEYKDALAKFYEKHSIIAVIFYALEGKISYIEV; encoded by the coding sequence ATGAAAAATTTTTTAGCCCTAAAAGCAAGCGCTGGAAGCGGTAAGACCTTTGCGCTGAGCGTTCGCTACATCGCTTTGGTGCTTCGAGGCGAAAATATAAACGAGATCGTCGCTCTAACTTTTACAAAAAAAGCAGCAAACGAGATGAAAGAGCGCATAATCGCAACTTTTTTGGACTTGCAAAACAAAAAGGGCGAGCTTGAAGTGGTGTGCGCGGAGCTTGGTATAAGCCAAGATGAGGCGATAAAAAGGCGAGATGAGAGGCTTGGCGTCTTTTTGCAAAGTGAGCTAAAAATTTATACATTTGATGCGTTTTTCTCTGGGATTTTAAAGAAATTTAGCCAAAATTTAGGCATTAGTCCTGATTACAGCGTGCAAGATAGCCTGCAAGATCTGGCGTGGAAAAAATTTGTAAAAGAGGCGAGCAAGGATAAAAAGCTTCTTAGTGAGCTTGCCTTAATGATGATCATTTCAAGCCAAAAAGAGGCTAGCTTTTCGCAGACTTTGGCGAAATTTTATGAGAGCTTTGGCGGCGAGCTAAAAGATAGTGGTGCAAGCTATCCAGATGATAACAAGGTAAGGGCGGCGCAAAGAGCTATAAATGAGTATATAGCCTTGCAAAATGGCGCTAGCGATACGGCTAAAAAGACATTTAGCGAGCAGAATTTATTTGAGCTATTTAAAAGTAAGGTTTTTGCTAGAGAAAGCCTAGACTACCGCACTTTTAACAAAATTTATACTCCTGAGCTTGATAGGCTCTTTTTTGAGCTAAAAGAGGCAGCGAAAAACTATATTTTAGAGGTCGAAAAGTATAGGCTAAGTGGCTTTAGCAAGCTTTTAAAGCTTTACAAGGCGTCAAATTTAGAGCTAAACAAGGAGATAAATGCGCTAAGTTTTGCTGATATAAACAAGCTGGTTTTTAAGCTTTTGGTGCAAAATTTGGATAAAGAGGCGCTTTATTTTAGGCTCGATGGCAGGATAAATCACCTCTTAGTCGATGAGTTTCAAGATACAAACGTGATCCAGTACGAGATCATCTTGCCGCTCATCGCTGAAATCGTCTCTGGATACGGACAAAACGGGCTTGGAAGCTTCTTTTACGTGGGTGATACGAAGCAGAGCATCTATAAATTTAGGGGTGGCAAAAAGGAGCTTTTTGACAAGCTTGGAGATGATTTTAGTCAGATAGATATAGAAAATTTGCCAAGCAACTACCGAAGTTTGAAGGCTTTGGTGAAATTTAACAACGCCGTTTTTGAAGAAATTTATCATAGATATGGGCTTAGCTTTGAGCCACAAGAGCCAGCTAAAAAAGATGAGACACTAAGCTACGAGGTAAGCGGCGAGTGCGACTATTTTGAAATAGAAAAAGATGACTACGGCTACTTGCGTGTGCTAAGCGATGAAGATATCGCAGGTGCGGTCGTTTCGCAGGCAAAAGAGCTTTTAAAAGCTGGCGTAAATGCGAGCGACATAACCGTGCTTTGCTGGAAAAATAGCGACATCAGCCTCATCTCAGAAGTGCTTAGCAGCGAGGGGATAAAAAGCGTCAATGAAGGCACTTTGGAGCTAAAAAGAACGCCACTTGTTGCAGCGATCATCGAGTATGCGAAATTTTGCCTATTTAAAGAAGAAATTTATGAGAAAAATGTAAAAGCGCTAGTAAATGCAAATGTCAAAAAACTAAATATAAAGCCTGAAGAAAGCGCTACAAATAGCCTATTTTACTTAGCTAAAAATTTAGGCATAAGCATGGCAGACGTTGATATCTTGAGGCTTTTTGAGTTAAGCGCAGGCTATAAAAATTTAAGTGATTTTATATTTAACCTTGAAAACTTTAGCTCAAAGATCAGTCCAAAAAGTAGCGACGGCGTGAGAGTGATGACCGTGCATAAGTCAAAGGGGCTAGAATTCGCTCACGTCATAGTTTGCGACATGATGGGCAAGGGCAGGGGTGATGACTCAAATTTCATAACCGAATACAGCGAAAATGGCGATTGGATCGTAAAGAGTAAAATTTCAGGTAGAGAAAATTTTGATAGCGACTATGCAAGCGTTTTGGAGCAGATGAAAGAGCTTGAAAAGCAAGAAAATATCAATAAAATTTATGTCGCTTTCACAAGGGCAACAAAGTCGCTCATCATCATCAAACAAGCCGTCCCAAGCGGAAATAGCCCAAGCTTTTTTTCATTTTACACAAAAAGCGACAAGAGCGAAGCAAACGACTATCTTGATCTAAAAGAGTTTAGCTTTGGCAAAATTTTGCCTAGTAAAACTGAGCAAAAAGAGGCAAAAAAAGATGAAAAAATGCCTGAAATTTTAAAGATAGAGAGGCAAGAAGTTGAGGCGAAAGAGCAAAAGACGAGTGGAAAAAATTTAAGTGCGATATATTTTGGTCTGGCGTTTCACTATCTGCTTGAGATGAGCGAGAAATTTGATGAAAACTCGCTTTTAGAGGCTAAAAATTTGATGCTAAATAAATTTTATAAATTCTTGCCGCTTGGAGCACTTGAAGATGTCTTTTCTAGGGCAAAAATGCTCATAAGAGAGCCAAAATTTATAGAGTGCATAAAAGGCAAAGAAATTTATAAAGAGCAGCCGTTTAAAGTAAAAAATGAGCTAAAACAGATGGACCTTTTTTGCTTTAATGAGCGTGAAATTTGTGTGATTGATTATAAAACGACAGACAAAAATATAGAAGAGAACAAAAAGCAGGTAAAAGAGTATAAAGATGCGCTTGCTAAATTTTATGAAAAACATAGTATAATCGCCGTCATTTTCTATGCACTTGAAGGCAAAATTTCATATATTGAAGTTTAA
- the rplM gene encoding 50S ribosomal protein L13: protein MTKITKPNEVKRDWIVVDAAGKRFGRLLTEVATILRGKNKPCFTPNVDCGDYVIIINASKVEFTGNNKAEDKLYHRHSGYFGSVKSEKFGDLIANKPEKLFKLAVRGMLPKTKLGREMIKKLKVYAGSEHPHTAQIAKKEGK from the coding sequence ATGACAAAAATAACAAAGCCAAACGAAGTTAAGCGAGACTGGATCGTAGTTGATGCAGCTGGTAAGCGCTTTGGTAGATTGCTAACTGAGGTAGCAACTATACTTCGTGGCAAAAACAAACCATGCTTCACGCCAAACGTAGATTGTGGCGACTATGTTATCATCATAAATGCTTCTAAAGTAGAATTTACTGGTAATAACAAAGCTGAAGATAAACTTTATCACAGACACTCAGGATATTTTGGCAGCGTAAAGAGCGAGAAATTTGGCGATTTGATAGCAAATAAGCCAGAAAAACTATTTAAATTAGCTGTTCGTGGCATGCTTCCAAAGACAAAACTTGGAAGAGAGATGATAAAAAAACTAAAAGTTTATGCTGGCAGTGAGCATCCTCATACGGCACAAATAGCTAAAAAAGAAGGAAAATAA
- the rpsI gene encoding 30S ribosomal protein S9: protein MAKVYATGKRKTAVAKVWIKSGSGKIVVNGMDLNTWLGGHEAIKLKVIQPLLVTKQESLIDVVATTLGGGYSAQAEALRHGISRALADMDADFRAALKPKGLLTRDSRVVERKKFGRRKARRSPQFSKR, encoded by the coding sequence ATGGCAAAAGTTTATGCAACTGGTAAAAGAAAAACTGCCGTAGCAAAGGTTTGGATAAAGTCTGGAAGCGGTAAAATCGTAGTAAATGGTATGGATCTTAACACTTGGCTTGGCGGTCACGAGGCTATCAAGCTTAAAGTTATTCAACCACTTTTAGTAACAAAACAAGAGAGTTTAATAGACGTAGTAGCTACAACTTTAGGTGGCGGTTATTCAGCACAGGCTGAGGCTTTAAGACACGGCATTTCACGTGCTTTAGCTGATATGGATGCTGATTTTAGAGCAGCGCTTAAACCAAAAGGCTTACTAACTAGAGATTCTCGTGTTGTTGAACGTAAGAAATTTGGTAGAAGAAAGGCTAGAAGAAGCCCACAATTCTCTAAACGTTAA